From a region of the Agromyces ramosus genome:
- a CDS encoding ATP-binding protein, protein MSAEVVAGGLGLDLYVVDLSTVVDKYIGETEKNLERIFRAAAGTNAVLLFDEADAVFGKRSEVKDSHDRYANVESAYLLQRMETFDGLAILATNLRANIDEAFTRRLDVIVDFPMPDAAQRTRLWDRSLGRHLRRAEDLDLEFLGRSFELAGGGIRSAAVTAAYLAASDHGTVLMRHLVIAVHREYRKLGRLLVESEFGRYWPEVVSA, encoded by the coding sequence ATGTCGGCCGAGGTCGTCGCCGGAGGGCTCGGACTCGACCTGTACGTCGTCGACCTCTCGACGGTCGTCGACAAGTACATCGGCGAGACCGAGAAGAACCTCGAGCGCATCTTCCGCGCCGCGGCAGGGACGAACGCCGTGCTGCTCTTCGACGAGGCCGACGCGGTGTTCGGCAAGCGCTCGGAGGTGAAGGACTCGCACGACCGGTACGCGAACGTCGAGAGCGCCTACCTCCTGCAGCGCATGGAGACCTTCGACGGCCTGGCGATCCTGGCGACGAACCTGCGCGCGAACATCGACGAGGCGTTCACCCGCCGCCTCGACGTCATCGTCGACTTCCCGATGCCGGATGCCGCGCAGCGAACCCGGCTCTGGGACCGCAGCCTCGGCCGTCATCTGCGGCGGGCCGAGGACCTCGACCTGGAATTCCTCGGGCGTTCGTTCGAGCTCGCCGGCGGAGGCATCCGCTCGGCTGCCGTGACCGCCGCGTACCTCGCCGCCTCCGATCACGGCACCGTGCTCATGCGGCACCTCGTGATCGCGGTGCATCGCGAGTACCGCAAGCTCGGCCGGCTCCTCGTCGAGAGCGAGTTCGGCCGGTACTGGCCGGAGGTGGTGAGCGCATGA
- a CDS encoding eCIS core domain-containing protein, translating into MHAHDLDGVDIETARRGSDGAREAETRIESHGIAERRPDVLGPAGLLRLQRDAGNGAVSELVEEQQRSPVLDVVSSGGSPLEPAVRTDMESRLGHHFSDVKVHTDASAHASAKAVGAHAYTVGNNVVFQRDAYDPGSLAGRTTIAHELTHVVQQRSGPVDGTPAGGGVSVSNPGDRFERAAADNAARVMSDPAPVQRDADEASGSASGGAAGGLAVQREEAEEDETVQGLFVQREGEEEEEESPA; encoded by the coding sequence ATGCACGCACATGACCTGGACGGCGTCGATATCGAGACGGCGCGCCGCGGATCCGATGGCGCACGCGAGGCGGAGACGCGAATCGAGTCGCACGGCATCGCCGAGCGGCGCCCCGACGTGCTCGGCCCGGCGGGCCTGCTGCGGTTGCAGCGCGATGCCGGCAACGGCGCGGTGTCCGAGCTCGTCGAGGAGCAGCAGCGTTCGCCCGTGCTCGACGTCGTGTCGTCGGGCGGATCGCCGCTCGAGCCGGCGGTTCGCACCGACATGGAGTCGCGCCTCGGCCACCACTTCAGCGACGTGAAGGTGCACACGGATGCCTCGGCGCATGCCTCGGCGAAGGCGGTCGGCGCGCACGCCTACACGGTCGGCAACAACGTGGTCTTCCAGCGTGACGCGTACGACCCGGGCTCGCTCGCCGGGCGCACGACGATCGCGCACGAGCTGACGCACGTGGTGCAGCAGCGCTCAGGCCCCGTCGACGGCACGCCCGCCGGTGGCGGCGTGAGCGTGAGCAACCCCGGTGACCGCTTCGAGCGGGCCGCCGCCGACAACGCGGCCCGGGTGATGAGCGACCCGGCGCCGGTGCAGCGCGATGCCGACGAGGCATCCGGCAGCGCTTCCGGCGGTGCAGCCGGCGGACTCGCCGTGCAGCGCGAGGAGGCCGAGGAGGACGAGACCGTGCAGGGGCTGTTCGTGCAGCGGGAGGGTGAGGAAGAGGAAGAGGAGAGTCCCGCGTGA
- a CDS encoding SH3 domain-containing protein — translation MLALQRVAGNRAVASLVQRQVAPPVVAPPVVAPPGVAPATPFRDPATLTTLTLGALDDYARERPDWMTDTKLPEATRTQLMALLRWARGGSPPPLDPCRGFTVSDLIAQTAPARHDLEVFARASQQDDSAVPPDGITDLAEATTLGTTIRELEARLPRADLHRGLGQNDEAKAELAELASSGLAVAMGDYFRRAHAYLEADNGGDSASYRRVHGTVDPLSYLGRVDDVRNFHRFQPALLEQLITNRGDRRRRLPLVVILHTGTDHNAAFHDDSGLTAVVKNPLNLTLMIEGATTIEAAGGRVSALARAYGQGRRIQQVMLAGHGGPTSIDIAGRPDAAQSLDSSGAPGSAGRRRTERFLRQLVAVMVPGPDARIVLNACLTAAEPVSDSLPANPALARAAILHRLTTDPSIATLIRNTAGGRTVEGNVASVGAGTYIDPATGVLHQEITGDEAATSSNPADYVERGHEPEGAARSLVVLWARDPAAATAAIAARRGHGFTSWGDKVITEIFAVFESTSDIAALSRIAERSARGLSEFDNPSHQTPGEIGGLQQDDPSESMLAARVRAFSPDTGKIALDQVRLPKDGSRVATLHTLIGAQTSLDPIRHHLSKPWLAVRIADLLPLAQAPTPTRAHIMIGGATWLHAHTDAFFRANAGAATRLTPPAGSTIDDLTDNDPSERVILEHLGIVRAAPAGGGGGAAGPTVESISRVGRTTDWLNVRSAPDLSAGRIDVLRRGARIDIVGQSGRWYAIFHGNQMLFVVKRYVRLIG, via the coding sequence ATGCTCGCCCTGCAGCGGGTGGCCGGCAATCGCGCCGTCGCATCGCTCGTGCAGCGCCAGGTTGCGCCGCCGGTCGTGGCTCCGCCGGTGGTCGCCCCGCCCGGCGTCGCGCCGGCGACTCCCTTCCGGGACCCGGCCACCCTCACGACCCTCACCCTCGGCGCGCTCGACGACTACGCGCGCGAGCGCCCCGACTGGATGACCGACACAAAGCTGCCGGAGGCGACCCGCACGCAGCTGATGGCGCTGCTGCGCTGGGCCCGTGGGGGCTCCCCGCCGCCGCTCGACCCGTGCCGCGGGTTCACGGTGAGCGACCTGATCGCGCAGACCGCGCCGGCACGCCACGACCTCGAGGTGTTCGCCCGCGCCTCGCAGCAGGACGACTCCGCGGTGCCACCCGACGGCATCACCGATCTCGCCGAGGCCACCACGCTCGGCACCACGATCCGCGAGCTCGAAGCGCGGTTGCCGCGCGCCGACCTGCACCGCGGGCTCGGCCAGAACGACGAGGCGAAGGCGGAGCTGGCCGAGCTGGCGTCGAGCGGACTCGCTGTAGCCATGGGCGACTACTTCCGCCGTGCGCACGCTTACCTCGAAGCCGACAATGGGGGCGACTCGGCCTCGTATCGCCGCGTGCACGGAACGGTCGATCCGCTCAGCTACCTCGGCCGCGTCGACGACGTGCGCAACTTCCACCGGTTCCAGCCCGCGCTGCTCGAGCAGCTCATCACGAACCGGGGCGATCGCCGCAGACGGCTGCCACTCGTCGTCATCCTGCACACCGGCACCGACCACAACGCCGCGTTCCATGACGATTCGGGGCTGACCGCGGTCGTGAAGAACCCGCTCAACCTGACCCTCATGATCGAGGGTGCGACGACGATCGAGGCGGCCGGAGGACGCGTGTCCGCGCTCGCTCGCGCCTACGGCCAAGGACGGCGGATCCAGCAGGTGATGCTCGCCGGACACGGCGGCCCGACGAGCATCGACATCGCAGGGCGACCGGATGCCGCGCAATCACTCGACTCGTCGGGTGCACCCGGCAGCGCCGGACGGCGGCGTACCGAGCGGTTCCTTCGCCAGCTCGTCGCCGTGATGGTGCCCGGCCCCGACGCGCGGATCGTGCTGAACGCCTGCCTGACCGCGGCCGAGCCCGTCTCTGACTCGCTGCCGGCCAATCCCGCCCTCGCCCGCGCGGCGATCCTGCATCGCCTGACGACCGACCCGAGCATCGCGACGCTCATCCGGAACACCGCCGGCGGCCGAACCGTCGAGGGGAACGTGGCATCCGTCGGGGCCGGCACCTACATCGACCCGGCGACGGGGGTGCTGCACCAGGAGATCACCGGCGACGAGGCGGCGACCTCGAGCAACCCCGCCGACTACGTCGAACGGGGGCACGAGCCGGAGGGCGCCGCCCGGTCGCTCGTGGTGCTGTGGGCACGCGACCCCGCGGCGGCGACCGCCGCCATCGCCGCACGCCGCGGCCACGGCTTCACCTCGTGGGGCGACAAGGTGATCACCGAGATCTTCGCGGTCTTCGAATCGACGAGCGACATCGCCGCCCTCTCGCGGATCGCCGAGCGATCGGCCCGCGGGCTCAGCGAATTCGACAACCCGTCGCACCAGACGCCCGGCGAGATCGGCGGGCTGCAGCAGGACGACCCGAGCGAGTCGATGCTCGCCGCCCGGGTGCGCGCGTTCTCACCCGACACGGGCAAGATCGCCCTCGACCAGGTGCGCCTGCCCAAGGACGGGTCGCGGGTCGCCACCCTGCACACGCTGATCGGCGCCCAGACCTCGCTCGACCCGATTCGCCATCACCTGTCGAAGCCGTGGCTCGCGGTGCGCATCGCCGACCTGCTGCCCCTGGCGCAGGCGCCGACGCCGACGCGCGCCCACATCATGATCGGCGGCGCGACGTGGCTGCACGCCCACACCGACGCGTTCTTCAGGGCGAACGCCGGTGCCGCGACGAGGCTCACCCCGCCGGCCGGCTCGACGATCGACGACCTGACCGACAACGACCCGTCGGAGCGGGTGATCCTCGAGCACCTCGGCATCGTGCGCGCGGCACCGGCCGGTGGCGGCGGCGGCGCGGCCGGCCCGACGGTCGAGTCGATCTCCCGCGTCGGGCGTACGACCGATTGGCTGAACGTGCGCTCGGCCCCCGACCTCTCCGCCGGCCGCATCGACGTGCTCCGTCGCGGCGCACGCATCGACATCGTCGGCCAGAGCGGCCGCTGGTACGCGATCTTCCACGGGAACCAGATGCTCTTCGTCGTGAAGCGGTACGTACGGCTCATCGGCTGA
- the arfB gene encoding alternative ribosome rescue aminoacyl-tRNA hydrolase ArfB produces MPAAHRPGLLVDRTLTIPESELSWRFSRSSGPGGQGVNTADSRAELVWDVAGSAVLSPLQRERLLERLSSRLADGVLTITASEHRSQLHNRNAARARLAAVVADALRPPSPSRRATRPSRGAEERRLEAKKRRTDVKRLRRPPHD; encoded by the coding sequence ATGCCCGCTGCCCACCGTCCCGGTCTTCTGGTCGACCGGACACTCACGATCCCCGAGTCTGAGCTGTCTTGGCGGTTCTCGCGGTCATCCGGTCCAGGCGGGCAAGGTGTGAACACTGCCGACTCCCGGGCGGAACTCGTGTGGGATGTTGCAGGCTCGGCCGTCCTCTCTCCGCTCCAGCGGGAGCGACTCCTCGAGCGTCTGAGCAGTCGCCTTGCCGACGGAGTACTGACGATCACGGCGTCCGAGCACCGCTCGCAATTGCACAACAGAAATGCTGCGCGCGCACGGCTCGCCGCCGTCGTGGCCGACGCCCTGCGGCCGCCATCACCGTCACGACGAGCGACGAGACCGAGTCGCGGTGCCGAGGAACGGCGCTTGGAAGCGAAGAAGCGGCGCACCGACGTCAAGCGACTGCGTCGCCCACCTCACGACTGA
- a CDS encoding CocE/NonD family hydrolase: MKSRILAFAGSVAIAAPLALGAAGAASAAPTDNPPVTLVDNATAPIYDYAGAIRETVWVTTPDLDGDGVDERIATDIIRPRELDGNARVPIIMDASPYYLSSGRGNEAERKVYDADGNLVKFPLYYDNYFVPRGYAFVAVDMAGTARSTGCTDEGGRSDIESVKAVVEWLDGKGVAYDASGSVVSADWSNGKTGMIGKSYDGTLANGVAATGVDGLKTIVPISAISSWYDYNRWQGAVKSINYPSSLSRSVASNRTIETDCSARLNWMNANDGDETGAYTDFWAERDYREGTYYDVSKVKASVFIMHGLQDNNVKTMNASKWWDDLGEQGVLRKMWLTRLGHVDPFDSERALWVETLHRWFDHELMDIDNGIDHEPAVSVETAPNQWEQSQSWPISSARTQTLNLHSDGTLMLGRQDRSTASYINSTALSEANAVRIGDNPNRLQFLTGTTKHDVRISGTPTLDLDVTHTAPVGQVSVMLVDYGVMDRISASGDGAQTLSTESCWGPATATDDACYNEVGKRIASTELQVLARGWARLDGAGNHKVTVELAANDVVVPAGHQLGLVVSGSRNGVLAVDTAATTYTVSLSGSKLNLPVSGPMAGFGPGHLTAKDTEHLSPGTLPNLDETVWPGN; the protein is encoded by the coding sequence GTGAAATCCAGAATTCTCGCCTTTGCAGGCTCGGTGGCCATCGCGGCACCGCTGGCACTCGGCGCGGCGGGGGCGGCCAGCGCGGCCCCGACCGACAACCCACCGGTCACGCTCGTCGACAACGCCACTGCCCCGATCTACGACTACGCCGGCGCCATTCGGGAGACGGTGTGGGTCACCACCCCCGACCTCGACGGTGACGGTGTCGACGAGCGGATCGCAACCGACATCATCCGGCCCCGCGAGCTCGACGGCAACGCCCGGGTCCCGATCATCATGGACGCCAGCCCCTACTACCTGAGCTCCGGACGGGGGAACGAGGCGGAGCGCAAGGTCTATGACGCCGACGGCAACCTCGTCAAGTTCCCGCTCTACTACGACAACTACTTCGTCCCCCGGGGCTACGCATTCGTCGCCGTCGACATGGCCGGCACCGCCCGTTCGACCGGCTGCACCGACGAGGGCGGCCGGTCCGACATCGAGTCGGTCAAGGCCGTCGTCGAGTGGCTGGACGGCAAGGGGGTCGCCTATGACGCGAGCGGCTCGGTCGTCAGCGCAGACTGGAGCAACGGCAAGACCGGCATGATCGGAAAGTCCTATGACGGGACGTTGGCCAACGGTGTCGCTGCCACTGGCGTCGACGGCTTGAAGACGATCGTGCCGATCAGCGCGATCAGCTCGTGGTACGACTACAACCGCTGGCAGGGCGCGGTGAAGTCCATCAACTACCCGAGCAGCCTGTCCCGGTCGGTCGCGTCCAATCGGACTATCGAGACCGACTGCTCGGCGCGGCTGAACTGGATGAACGCCAACGACGGTGATGAGACCGGTGCCTACACCGACTTCTGGGCCGAGCGCGACTACCGTGAGGGCACGTACTACGACGTGTCCAAGGTCAAGGCCAGCGTGTTCATCATGCACGGACTGCAGGACAACAACGTCAAGACGATGAATGCCTCGAAGTGGTGGGATGACCTCGGCGAGCAGGGCGTCCTCCGCAAGATGTGGCTCACCCGCCTGGGGCACGTGGACCCCTTCGACTCCGAGCGCGCCCTGTGGGTCGAAACCCTCCACCGATGGTTCGACCACGAGCTCATGGACATCGACAACGGCATCGACCATGAGCCCGCCGTGAGCGTCGAGACCGCGCCGAACCAGTGGGAGCAGTCGCAGAGCTGGCCGATCTCGTCGGCCCGAACCCAGACGCTGAACCTGCACTCCGACGGCACGCTGATGCTTGGCAGGCAGGACCGCTCCACCGCCAGCTACATCAACTCCACGGCGCTGAGCGAGGCGAACGCAGTCAGGATCGGCGACAACCCCAACCGGCTGCAGTTCCTCACGGGCACGACCAAGCACGACGTCCGGATCTCGGGCACGCCGACCCTCGACCTCGACGTCACGCACACCGCCCCGGTCGGGCAGGTGTCGGTCATGCTCGTCGACTACGGCGTGATGGATCGCATCAGCGCGTCTGGTGACGGTGCGCAAACGCTGAGCACGGAGTCCTGCTGGGGCCCGGCGACCGCAACCGACGACGCCTGCTACAACGAGGTCGGCAAGCGCATCGCGAGCACCGAACTGCAGGTGCTCGCCCGGGGCTGGGCCCGCCTTGACGGGGCCGGCAACCACAAGGTCACCGTCGAGCTGGCTGCCAACGACGTCGTCGTGCCAGCAGGTCACCAGCTCGGCCTCGTGGTTAGCGGCAGCCGTAACGGTGTCCTGGCCGTCGACACCGCGGCGACCACCTACACGGTCAGCCTGAGCGGTTCGAAGCTGAACCTTCCTGTCTCGGGTCCGATGGCCGGCTTCGGCCCGGGTCACCTGACCGCGAAGGACACCGAGCACCTGAGCCCGGGTACCCTGCCCAACCTCGACGAAACGGTGTGGCCCGGCAACTGA
- a CDS encoding LysE family translocator, with product MISLAAALGIALVELGMALTPGPNMVYLVSRSVSQGWRAGMVSMAGTAVGFVVYMTMANLGLAAVFIVVPWLYTALKVAGAIYLLWLAYKTLRPGGMALFETRDLPRDSAGKLFRMGLVTNLLNPKAALMYLALIPQFVDQAAGNVVAQGFQLGAIQIVVAMLVNGAIILAAGSIAVFLQRKPTWIRWQRWVTGTLLGAVGVKLALDAPAPPAAA from the coding sequence TTGATCTCGCTTGCCGCTGCCTTGGGCATCGCCCTGGTCGAGCTGGGGATGGCCCTCACCCCCGGGCCCAACATGGTCTACCTGGTGTCGCGCAGTGTGAGCCAGGGGTGGCGCGCCGGCATGGTGTCGATGGCCGGCACCGCAGTGGGGTTCGTGGTCTACATGACGATGGCGAACCTCGGGCTCGCCGCGGTGTTCATCGTGGTTCCCTGGCTCTACACCGCGCTCAAGGTGGCCGGTGCGATCTACTTGCTGTGGCTGGCGTACAAGACCCTCCGCCCGGGCGGCATGGCGCTGTTCGAGACCCGCGACCTTCCCCGAGATTCCGCCGGCAAGCTCTTTCGCATGGGGCTCGTGACGAACCTGCTGAATCCGAAGGCGGCGCTCATGTACCTGGCGCTGATCCCCCAGTTCGTGGATCAAGCCGCCGGCAACGTGGTCGCCCAGGGGTTCCAGCTGGGAGCCATCCAGATCGTCGTGGCCATGCTCGTGAATGGCGCGATCATCCTCGCTGCGGGGTCGATCGCGGTCTTTCTGCAGCGGAAGCCCACGTGGATCCGCTGGCAGCGGTGGGTCACCGGGACCCTTCTCGGCGCGGTGGGCGTGAAGCTGGCACTTGATGCGCCGGCGCCCCCGGCGGCCGCGTAG
- a CDS encoding AraC family transcriptional regulator, translated as MIAVLNRLVEFLEGHLTEEIDIAGLSSSLGTTEYHLRRMFSSLAGMPLSEYIRRRRMAVAAADVLGDGDLLGIAVRYGYGSTEAFSRAFRSVHGVSPGDVRRNGGPLRTQPQLRFRLTVEGNTTMDTRIADRPTFRLVGHSTRVPLIHHGANPHIEAHIASLPHAEHVRLKGLSDTEPAGLLQVSADVDPDYTEGSELTYLHGVAVTESTPVPDDLDAIEVPAGAWAVFHTSGPYPAVLQSTWAATATDWFPSNPWRLRPGPSIVAVLDRAADFSTATCELWLPVERS; from the coding sequence GTGATCGCAGTTCTCAACCGGCTCGTCGAGTTCCTCGAGGGGCACCTCACCGAGGAGATCGACATCGCCGGCCTGTCGAGCAGTCTCGGCACGACGGAGTACCACCTCCGCCGGATGTTCTCGTCGCTGGCCGGCATGCCGTTGTCCGAGTACATCCGGCGACGCCGCATGGCCGTCGCCGCGGCCGACGTCCTCGGTGACGGTGACCTGTTGGGAATTGCGGTGCGGTACGGCTACGGCTCCACCGAGGCGTTCAGCCGAGCGTTCCGATCGGTGCACGGCGTCAGCCCTGGTGACGTGCGCCGAAACGGCGGTCCCCTTCGTACGCAACCGCAGCTCAGGTTCCGCCTGACCGTAGAAGGGAACACCACCATGGACACCCGCATCGCCGATCGACCGACGTTCCGGCTCGTCGGCCATTCGACCCGCGTGCCGCTCATCCACCACGGCGCCAATCCCCACATCGAGGCCCACATCGCCTCGCTGCCTCACGCCGAGCACGTTCGCCTCAAGGGATTGAGCGACACCGAGCCGGCCGGACTCCTCCAGGTGAGTGCCGACGTCGACCCCGACTACACGGAGGGCAGCGAGCTGACCTATCTCCACGGCGTCGCCGTCACCGAGTCGACGCCGGTGCCAGACGACCTCGACGCGATCGAGGTTCCGGCCGGCGCCTGGGCGGTGTTCCACACGTCGGGCCCGTACCCGGCGGTCTTGCAGTCCACGTGGGCCGCGACCGCCACCGACTGGTTCCCCTCCAATCCCTGGCGGCTGAGGCCGGGCCCCTCGATCGTGGCCGTGCTCGACCGCGCCGCCGACTTCAGCACGGCGACCTGCGAGCTGTGGCTCCCGGTGGAACGCAGCTAG